Proteins from one Arthrobacter sp. DNA4 genomic window:
- a CDS encoding CdaR family transcriptional regulator, producing the protein MPASASQSPKRKPSPPKVTPEKSETLKQLRANVGQLSTTTMRKLEQSLPWYSRLSADERSALGMVAQNGIAAFVTWYERPSSPSWILTDVFGTAPTELTRSISLQKALQLIRIVVEVVEDQVPVIAPEADQPSLREAVLRYSREVAFAAADVYARAAESRGSWDTRLEALIVDAILRGENTDALRSRIAALGWKAQERFTVMVGNSPSEPSASYVSELRRMAGRYAEDALVGIQGDRLILILGGVQDRETAYVKLSDMFAPGPVVYGPEASSLLEASGSAQSAFAGLTAARAWPSAPRPVAADDLLPERVISGDDAARRSLVKNIYRPLLAASNGLVETLGTYLELGHSLEATARELFVHANTVRYRLKRVCDVTGWDPLLPREAFVLQAALVVGRLSAPPKAATERQTSRNQA; encoded by the coding sequence ATGCCAGCATCAGCCAGCCAGTCCCCGAAGCGGAAACCATCCCCGCCGAAGGTCACGCCGGAGAAGTCCGAGACCCTCAAGCAGCTCCGCGCCAACGTGGGCCAGCTCTCCACGACCACCATGCGCAAGCTTGAGCAGTCGCTGCCGTGGTACAGCCGGCTCAGCGCTGATGAGCGTTCCGCACTCGGCATGGTGGCGCAGAACGGAATCGCGGCGTTTGTCACCTGGTACGAGCGGCCAAGCTCTCCCTCATGGATCCTCACCGACGTTTTTGGGACGGCCCCTACGGAACTGACGCGTTCCATCAGCCTGCAAAAGGCGCTGCAGCTGATCAGGATCGTGGTGGAAGTGGTGGAGGACCAGGTTCCCGTCATTGCGCCCGAGGCCGACCAGCCATCCCTGCGGGAGGCTGTGCTGCGCTATTCGCGGGAAGTCGCATTCGCTGCCGCGGACGTCTACGCCCGCGCCGCCGAGTCCCGCGGCTCCTGGGACACCCGCCTGGAAGCTTTGATTGTGGATGCGATCCTGCGCGGCGAAAACACCGATGCCCTGCGCTCCCGTATCGCCGCGCTGGGCTGGAAGGCGCAGGAGCGCTTCACGGTCATGGTGGGCAATTCCCCGTCTGAACCCAGCGCCAGCTATGTCAGTGAACTGCGTCGGATGGCCGGGCGTTATGCCGAGGACGCGCTGGTGGGCATCCAGGGCGACCGGCTGATCCTCATCCTCGGCGGGGTGCAGGACCGCGAAACCGCCTATGTGAAGCTGAGCGACATGTTCGCCCCCGGGCCCGTGGTCTATGGACCCGAGGCCAGTTCGCTGCTGGAGGCCAGCGGATCCGCCCAATCCGCCTTCGCCGGATTGACGGCAGCCCGGGCGTGGCCGTCTGCGCCGCGTCCGGTGGCCGCGGACGACCTGCTCCCGGAGCGGGTGATCTCCGGAGATGACGCGGCCCGGCGCTCACTCGTTAAGAACATCTACCGGCCGCTCCTGGCCGCCTCCAACGGGCTGGTGGAGACACTGGGAACCTACTTGGAGCTGGGCCACTCGCTGGAGGCCACCGCCCGGGAACTCTTCGTCCATGCCAACACGGTGCGCTACCGGTTGAAGCGGGTCTGCGATGTCACGGGATGGGACCCGCTGCTCCCGCGGGAGGCATTCGTGCTGCAGGCCGCACTGGTGGTCGGCCGTCTTTCGGCGCCGCCGAAGGCCGCCACGGAGCGCCAGACGTCCCGTAACCAGGCCTGA
- a CDS encoding ACP S-malonyltransferase has protein sequence MLAIVCPGQGSQTPGFLAPWLELPSVAGQLASLSDIAGIDLIAHGTTSDEETIKDTAVAQPLIVAAGLVAAASLFDVELNSLPVILAGHSVGEITAAALAGVLTEKEAMTFVRERANSMAAAAAVTPTGMSAVVGGDPAEVLAAIEAAGAAPANVNGAYQTVAAGTFEQLKALADNPPAKARVIPLKVAGAFHTSHMSPAVDALKALEPTLNPVAPKVPLLSNYDGGEVTDGGAAVASLIAQVSRPVRWDLCMETMVKRGVTGVIELAPAGTLAGLAKRGMPGVKTVAVKTPDDLSAALALFAELEGNA, from the coding sequence GTGCTTGCAATAGTCTGCCCTGGACAGGGCTCACAGACCCCGGGTTTTCTTGCCCCCTGGCTGGAACTTCCCTCGGTGGCAGGCCAGCTGGCCTCCCTGAGCGACATCGCAGGCATCGACCTGATAGCCCACGGAACCACCTCCGATGAGGAAACCATCAAGGACACTGCCGTGGCGCAGCCCCTGATCGTTGCTGCCGGGCTGGTCGCCGCGGCCTCCCTCTTCGACGTGGAACTCAACTCCCTTCCGGTGATCCTCGCCGGGCATTCCGTAGGTGAGATCACCGCAGCAGCCCTGGCCGGGGTGCTGACCGAAAAGGAAGCCATGACGTTCGTCCGTGAGCGGGCCAACAGCATGGCCGCCGCGGCAGCCGTCACCCCCACCGGCATGAGCGCCGTCGTCGGCGGTGACCCCGCCGAGGTGCTGGCCGCCATTGAAGCCGCCGGCGCTGCCCCCGCAAACGTCAACGGTGCTTACCAGACAGTGGCGGCAGGAACCTTTGAGCAGCTGAAGGCCCTTGCCGACAACCCGCCGGCCAAGGCCCGCGTCATCCCGCTCAAGGTGGCCGGTGCGTTCCACACCAGCCACATGTCGCCCGCCGTCGATGCGCTCAAGGCGCTGGAACCCACTTTGAACCCGGTTGCCCCCAAGGTGCCCCTCCTGTCGAATTACGACGGCGGCGAAGTCACCGACGGTGGTGCCGCCGTCGCAAGCCTGATCGCCCAGGTTTCCCGCCCCGTCCGCTGGGACCTGTGCATGGAAACCATGGTGAAGCGGGGCGTTACCGGCGTGATCGAACTCGCTCCTGCGGGCACGCTGGCGGGCCTGGCCAAGCGCGGCATGCCCGGCGTCAAGACCGTTGCCGTCAAAACCCCCGATGACCTGTCCGCCGCACTGGCGCTCTTCGCAGAACTGGAGGGCAACGCATGA
- a CDS encoding beta-ketoacyl-ACP synthase III gives MSVPTLKQAPIQEHTRILGLGAYRPDVIVTNEDVCQWIDSSDEWIRQRTGIVTRHRAAADVSVIDMAEGAAREAMAKAGIEASELGAVIVSTVTHPYATPSAAASLADRIGATPAPAFDISAACAGYCYGIAQADALVRSGTAKYVLVVGAEKLSDVIDNRERTISFLLGDGAGAVIIGPSDTPGIAPSVWGSDGSRWDAIGMTRSMLDVRDLGLAARQSDSTGDLALLEEAQELYPTLRQDGQTVFRWAVWEMAKVAQQALDAAGIQAEDLVAFIPHQANMRIIDEMVKKLKLPETVTVARDIAEADNTSAASIPLATHRLLQENPGLSGGLALQIGFGAGLVFGAQVVVLP, from the coding sequence ATGAGCGTTCCCACGCTGAAACAGGCTCCCATCCAGGAGCACACCCGCATCCTCGGCCTCGGCGCCTACCGGCCGGACGTCATCGTCACCAACGAAGACGTTTGCCAGTGGATCGACTCCTCCGACGAATGGATCCGCCAGCGCACCGGCATCGTGACCCGCCACCGCGCCGCAGCGGACGTCAGCGTGATCGATATGGCCGAAGGCGCTGCCCGTGAAGCCATGGCGAAGGCAGGCATTGAAGCCTCGGAACTCGGTGCAGTCATCGTGTCCACCGTGACCCACCCGTACGCCACTCCCTCCGCCGCGGCCAGCCTGGCCGACCGCATCGGAGCCACTCCGGCGCCTGCGTTCGATATCTCCGCTGCATGCGCGGGTTACTGCTACGGCATTGCCCAGGCCGACGCGCTGGTCCGGTCCGGCACCGCGAAGTACGTCCTCGTGGTCGGCGCGGAGAAGCTGTCCGACGTCATCGACAACCGGGAACGCACCATCTCCTTCCTCCTCGGCGATGGCGCGGGCGCCGTCATCATAGGCCCCTCCGACACGCCGGGCATTGCCCCGTCCGTATGGGGCTCGGACGGCAGCAGGTGGGACGCCATCGGCATGACCCGCTCCATGCTTGACGTCCGCGACCTCGGCCTGGCTGCCCGCCAGTCGGACTCCACGGGCGATCTCGCACTGCTGGAAGAAGCCCAGGAGCTGTACCCCACCCTTCGCCAGGACGGCCAGACAGTGTTCCGCTGGGCCGTATGGGAGATGGCCAAGGTGGCCCAGCAGGCACTCGATGCCGCCGGGATCCAGGCGGAAGACCTGGTGGCCTTCATCCCCCACCAGGCCAACATGCGCATCATCGACGAGATGGTGAAGAAGCTGAAGCTGCCCGAGACGGTTACAGTGGCACGGGACATTGCCGAGGCCGACAACACGTCCGCTGCCTCCATCCCGCTCGCAACCCACCGGCTCCTGCAGGAGAACCCCGGACTGAGCGGCGGGCTGGCCCTGCAGATCGGTTTCGGTGCCGGACTGGTCTTCGGCGCACAGGTAGTTGTCCTTCCCTAG
- a CDS encoding acyl carrier protein, which translates to MASNEEILAGLAEIVNEETGLAPEAVELDKSFTEDLDIDSISMMTIVVNAEEKFGVRIPDEEVKNLKTVGDAVSFIAGAQA; encoded by the coding sequence ATGGCTAGCAACGAAGAGATCCTGGCCGGTTTGGCTGAAATCGTCAACGAAGAAACCGGCCTGGCCCCGGAGGCCGTCGAGCTGGACAAGTCCTTCACCGAGGACCTGGACATCGACTCCATCTCCATGATGACCATCGTGGTCAACGCTGAAGAGAAGTTTGGCGTGCGCATCCCCGACGAAGAGGTCAAGAACCTCAAGACCGTTGGCGACGCCGTCAGCTTCATCGCCGGAGCACAGGCCTAA
- the fabF gene encoding beta-ketoacyl-ACP synthase II, whose amino-acid sequence MTRKVVITGLGATTPIGGDVPTMWNNALKGVSGARTLEDDWVAKYELPVHFAARCSTPALDVLSRVEAKRMDPSTQFGVIAAREAWADSGITEFDQDRLAVAFATGIGGVWTLLDAWDTLKEKGPRRVLPMTVPMLMPNGVAAAVSLDLGARAGAHTPVSACASGTEAMHLGLELIRSGKADVVMCGGAEAAIHPMPLAAFASMQALSRRNDDPQRASRPYDTARDGFVMGEGAGALVLEAEEHALARGARIYGELAGTSVTADAYHITAPDPEGLGATRALKAAMFDGRIQPEDVVHVNAHATSTPVGDKPEYTALRAALGNHVDNVAVSATKSQMGHLLGASGAVEAVLTVLAVHERKAPVTINLENQDPEIPLDVVTSARDLPAGNIVALSNSFGFGGHNAVVAIRSV is encoded by the coding sequence ATGACACGCAAAGTAGTCATTACCGGTCTGGGTGCCACCACGCCCATCGGCGGCGATGTACCCACGATGTGGAACAACGCCCTTAAAGGGGTCTCCGGTGCCCGCACCCTCGAGGACGACTGGGTAGCCAAGTACGAGCTCCCCGTCCACTTCGCTGCCCGCTGCAGCACCCCGGCGCTGGACGTGCTCAGCCGCGTTGAAGCCAAGAGGATGGACCCCTCCACCCAGTTCGGCGTTATCGCTGCCCGGGAAGCCTGGGCCGATTCCGGCATCACGGAATTCGACCAGGACCGGCTGGCAGTGGCCTTTGCCACTGGTATTGGTGGCGTGTGGACCCTGCTGGACGCCTGGGACACCCTGAAGGAAAAGGGCCCCCGCCGGGTCCTGCCCATGACGGTCCCCATGCTGATGCCCAACGGCGTTGCCGCAGCCGTCAGCCTGGACCTCGGCGCCCGCGCCGGTGCCCACACCCCCGTCTCCGCCTGCGCCTCCGGTACGGAAGCCATGCACCTGGGCCTGGAACTCATCCGCTCCGGCAAGGCGGACGTGGTGATGTGCGGTGGGGCCGAGGCCGCCATCCACCCCATGCCGCTGGCGGCATTCGCCTCCATGCAGGCACTGTCCCGCCGGAACGACGATCCCCAGCGCGCCTCCCGCCCGTACGACACCGCACGTGACGGCTTCGTCATGGGCGAAGGTGCCGGCGCCCTTGTCCTCGAAGCCGAGGAACACGCCCTGGCGCGCGGCGCCCGCATCTACGGCGAACTTGCCGGCACGTCCGTCACCGCCGACGCTTACCACATCACGGCCCCGGACCCGGAGGGTCTCGGCGCCACCCGCGCGCTGAAGGCTGCCATGTTTGATGGCCGGATCCAGCCTGAAGACGTGGTTCACGTCAACGCCCACGCAACCTCCACTCCTGTTGGCGACAAGCCGGAGTACACGGCCCTGCGTGCTGCCTTGGGCAACCACGTGGACAACGTGGCCGTATCGGCCACCAAGTCGCAGATGGGCCACCTCCTGGGCGCGTCCGGCGCGGTGGAGGCTGTTCTCACCGTGCTGGCCGTCCATGAGCGCAAGGCACCGGTCACCATCAACCTTGAGAACCAGGATCCGGAGATCCCGCTCGACGTTGTCACCTCCGCCCGCGACCTGCCTGCCGGCAACATCGTGGCGCTGAGCAACTCGTTTGGGTTCGGCGGCCACAACGCCGTCGTAGCGATCCGCAGCGTCTAG
- a CDS encoding DUF3145 domain-containing protein, whose protein sequence is MSVAMTRGVLFVHSAPTALCPHVEWAVGAVVDKRTDLEWTPQPAAPGMFRAELSWAGTPGTGAKLASCLRGWAHLRYEVTEEPSQGVDGGRWSHTPELGIFHAVTDVHGNIMVSEDRIRYAYESGAGDPAAVYHELSLALGEAWDEELEPFRHAAEGAPVRWLHQVG, encoded by the coding sequence ATGTCTGTTGCAATGACCCGCGGTGTGCTGTTCGTTCACTCGGCCCCTACGGCGCTGTGCCCCCACGTTGAGTGGGCGGTCGGCGCTGTGGTGGACAAGCGGACGGACCTTGAGTGGACCCCGCAGCCTGCCGCGCCCGGCATGTTCCGGGCCGAGTTGTCCTGGGCCGGTACCCCCGGCACGGGAGCCAAACTGGCGTCCTGCCTCCGTGGCTGGGCGCATCTTCGTTACGAGGTGACGGAGGAGCCCAGCCAGGGCGTGGACGGCGGCCGCTGGTCGCACACCCCCGAACTGGGAATTTTCCATGCCGTGACGGACGTCCACGGCAACATCATGGTGTCCGAGGACCGGATCCGTTACGCCTACGAGTCCGGCGCCGGTGACCCGGCCGCCGTGTACCACGAACTCTCGCTCGCCCTCGGGGAAGCCTGGGACGAGGAACTCGAACCGTTCCGCCACGCTGCCGAAGGCGCCCCGGTGCGCTGGCTCCACCAGGTGGGCTGA
- a CDS encoding tyrosine recombinase XerC has protein sequence MEHEELPGALGKALDAFAGYLSGERAVSDHTRRAYLGDLHSLLVHAASEGVAELKDLELGTFRRWLGSQSSAGASRATIARRSATARVFTAWALREELIDTDPALRLKAPKREGSLPGVLQAPQLTRLLEGLEASATDGEPLAVRNRALVELLYATGIRVGELAGLDVDDLDPDRRTLRVIGKGNKERTVPFGVPAAVAVDDWLRRGRPALAKDNSGPALFLGARGGRIDQRQVRALVNTLFAALGDTSASGPHALRHSAATHLLDGGADLRAVQEILGHSSLATTQIYTHVSVDRLRKSYQQAHPRA, from the coding sequence GTGGAACATGAAGAACTGCCCGGGGCACTCGGCAAGGCACTGGATGCGTTCGCCGGTTACCTGTCGGGGGAGCGTGCGGTGTCAGACCACACCAGGCGCGCCTACCTGGGCGACCTGCACAGCCTCTTGGTCCATGCGGCATCGGAAGGCGTGGCAGAACTGAAGGACCTTGAACTGGGAACCTTCCGCCGGTGGCTCGGAAGCCAAAGCTCCGCCGGCGCCTCGCGGGCAACCATAGCCCGCCGGTCCGCCACCGCGCGGGTCTTTACAGCCTGGGCGCTCCGGGAGGAGCTCATCGACACAGATCCCGCCCTTCGCCTGAAGGCACCCAAACGCGAAGGATCCCTGCCGGGGGTGCTTCAGGCGCCGCAGCTCACGCGCCTGCTGGAGGGTTTGGAGGCCTCCGCCACGGACGGTGAGCCACTCGCCGTCCGAAACCGCGCCTTGGTGGAACTCCTGTACGCCACGGGCATCCGGGTGGGCGAACTGGCCGGGCTCGACGTCGACGATCTCGACCCTGACCGCCGCACGCTGCGCGTGATCGGCAAGGGCAACAAGGAACGCACAGTTCCCTTCGGCGTTCCCGCGGCCGTGGCCGTCGACGACTGGCTTCGGCGGGGGCGTCCGGCACTGGCGAAGGACAACAGCGGGCCTGCCCTTTTTCTTGGAGCCCGCGGCGGGCGCATCGATCAACGGCAGGTCCGTGCCCTGGTCAACACGCTGTTCGCGGCACTGGGCGATACCTCGGCGTCCGGGCCCCACGCGCTGCGGCACTCGGCCGCCACGCATCTGCTTGACGGGGGCGCTGACCTGCGTGCGGTGCAGGAGATCCTGGGCCACAGCAGCCTGGCGACCACCCAGATCTACACCCACGTCTCGGTTGACCGCCTTCGGAAGAGCTATCAACAAGCCCATCCCAGGGCCTGA
- a CDS encoding YifB family Mg chelatase-like AAA ATPase, whose protein sequence is MALGRTYSVALVGLNGYMVEVEADIGQTLPAFVLLGLPDASLNEAKERIRSAAKNSGIPLSRRKITANLIPASLPKRGSGFDLAVTMAVLRAANDIKPTGRTVFIAELGLDGRLRPVRGILLTVMASVQAGYPEVVVAQANLAEASLVPGAVVRGYRTLARLALDFGADPQELALDFEPDDADEAGDGPSLPAACPDMADVSGQSDARKALEVAAAGAHHLLLTGPPGAGKTMLAERLPGLLPDLGDHESMEVTAIHSLCGLPSSTVQLLRRPPFENPHHSATAAAIIGGGSGLPRPGAASRAHRGVLFLDEAPEYERRVLDALRQPLESGELVIHRSAGTAAYPARFQLVLAANPCPCGKASGKGLDCTCTPVMRRRYLARMSGPLLDRVDIQLQVERVSLADFGQAGAEEDTASVAGRVREARGRQAERLQRFGLETNSQVPGRILRGDLRLAPAATRILDQSLERGVLTARGYDRVLRLAWTLADLGRRHAPDTNDIGQALGLRQAAAAAA, encoded by the coding sequence ATGGCGCTGGGCCGGACTTATTCCGTCGCCCTCGTGGGGCTCAATGGCTACATGGTTGAGGTCGAGGCGGACATCGGCCAGACGCTGCCGGCTTTCGTCCTCCTGGGATTGCCGGATGCCTCCCTCAACGAGGCCAAGGAGCGGATCCGCTCAGCCGCAAAGAACTCCGGGATCCCGCTCAGCCGCCGGAAGATCACCGCCAACCTCATTCCCGCGTCGCTTCCCAAGCGCGGTTCCGGCTTCGACCTCGCCGTCACCATGGCCGTACTCCGGGCGGCGAACGACATCAAGCCCACGGGGCGCACGGTCTTCATCGCGGAGCTGGGGCTTGACGGCAGGCTCCGGCCCGTGCGCGGAATCCTGCTTACCGTCATGGCGTCGGTGCAGGCCGGCTATCCCGAGGTCGTGGTGGCCCAGGCCAATCTCGCCGAGGCCTCCCTCGTCCCGGGCGCCGTGGTGCGCGGATACCGCACGCTTGCCCGGCTTGCCCTCGACTTCGGGGCAGATCCGCAGGAACTCGCCCTGGATTTCGAACCCGATGACGCGGATGAGGCCGGCGACGGGCCCTCTCTACCCGCCGCGTGTCCCGACATGGCAGATGTCTCCGGCCAAAGTGACGCCCGCAAGGCCCTGGAGGTGGCCGCCGCGGGTGCCCACCATCTGCTGCTCACCGGGCCGCCGGGCGCCGGCAAGACGATGCTGGCGGAGCGGCTGCCCGGTCTTTTGCCCGACCTTGGCGACCATGAGTCCATGGAGGTCACGGCTATCCATTCGCTGTGCGGCCTCCCGTCGTCCACCGTACAGCTCCTGCGCCGGCCGCCCTTTGAGAACCCGCACCACTCCGCTACCGCCGCAGCCATCATCGGCGGCGGATCGGGCCTGCCCAGGCCCGGAGCGGCATCCCGGGCACACCGGGGCGTGCTCTTCCTGGACGAGGCGCCGGAATACGAACGGCGCGTCCTGGACGCGCTGCGGCAGCCCCTGGAGAGCGGGGAACTGGTGATTCACCGATCCGCCGGGACTGCGGCGTACCCGGCACGGTTTCAGCTGGTGCTTGCGGCCAATCCCTGCCCGTGCGGCAAGGCCTCCGGCAAAGGACTGGACTGCACCTGCACTCCCGTGATGCGCCGCCGCTACCTTGCCAGGATGTCCGGGCCCCTGCTGGACCGGGTGGACATCCAGCTCCAGGTGGAGCGGGTTTCCCTGGCTGACTTCGGCCAGGCAGGGGCCGAAGAGGACACCGCGTCCGTGGCGGGCCGGGTACGGGAGGCCCGGGGCCGGCAGGCCGAACGCCTTCAGCGCTTTGGCCTCGAGACGAACTCGCAGGTGCCCGGACGGATCCTGCGCGGGGACCTGCGGCTCGCTCCCGCAGCAACCCGGATCCTGGACCAGTCGCTGGAGCGCGGAGTCCTGACTGCCCGCGGGTACGACCGTGTCCTTCGGCTCGCCTGGACCCTGGCGGACCTGGGGCGCCGCCACGCGCCTGACACCAACGACATCGGGCAGGCACTGGGCCTCCGGCAGGCTGCGGCGGCCGCAGCATGA
- a CDS encoding YraN family protein, giving the protein MKSKDLLGRHGEDLAVGYLESLGMLVVERNWRCAEGEIDIVALDGDALVIAEVKTRRSLDYGHPFEAVGPEKLARLHRLGAAWCRDRELRMPLRRVDVIAVLDDGGGEPLVEHLKGVG; this is encoded by the coding sequence ATGAAATCGAAAGACCTGTTGGGCAGGCACGGCGAAGACCTCGCCGTGGGCTACCTTGAATCGCTGGGCATGCTGGTGGTGGAGCGCAACTGGAGGTGCGCCGAGGGCGAGATCGACATCGTTGCCCTGGACGGTGATGCACTGGTCATCGCTGAAGTCAAAACCCGCCGCTCCCTGGATTACGGCCACCCGTTTGAGGCGGTGGGCCCGGAAAAACTGGCCCGGCTGCACCGGCTTGGCGCTGCCTGGTGCCGCGACCGCGAGCTGCGGATGCCGCTGCGGCGTGTGGACGTTATCGCAGTCTTGGACGACGGCGGCGGGGAACCCCTGGTGGAACACCTCAAGGGGGTTGGGTGA
- a CDS encoding DUF2469 domain-containing protein gives MSAEDLENYETDMELQLYREYRDVVGLFSYVVETERRFYLANHVDLQARSADGEVYFDLTLQDAWVWDVYRSARFVKSVRVLTFKDVNVEELPRNEELALPKDVDLGN, from the coding sequence ATGAGTGCTGAGGATCTTGAGAACTATGAAACCGACATGGAGCTTCAGCTCTATCGTGAATACCGCGACGTCGTCGGCCTGTTCAGCTACGTTGTCGAGACCGAGCGGCGCTTCTACCTGGCCAACCACGTGGACCTCCAGGCCCGCAGCGCTGACGGCGAGGTCTACTTCGACCTGACGCTTCAGGATGCCTGGGTCTGGGACGTCTACCGTTCCGCCCGGTTCGTCAAGAGCGTCAGGGTCCTGACCTTCAAGGACGTCAACGTCGAGGAGCTGCCCCGCAACGAGGAGCTGGCGTTGCCCAAGGACGTGGACCTGGGGAACTAG
- a CDS encoding ribonuclease HII: MSSAVQASPAPAARPATKPTPRGAKAPTLRHERTFKAQGIRFLAGVDEVGRGALAGPVSVGIAVVDLERQKPLAGVRDSKLLSPAERERLDPLVRRWSVASAVGHATAGEIDALGIIAALRLAGTRAWGSILGAGIVPEAVLLDGSHNWLSPAEQLSLFDQPVLETTCEAPVHTKVKADMQCLSVAAASVIAKVERDRMMRELHTEYPDYGWDINKGYATAAHRNVLRAAGPTPYHRVSWRLLGGELQGAEVPDGDGPYED, encoded by the coding sequence ATGTCTTCCGCAGTACAGGCCTCCCCGGCCCCCGCGGCCCGTCCCGCCACCAAGCCCACGCCCCGCGGAGCCAAGGCGCCAACGTTGCGGCACGAGCGAACCTTCAAGGCCCAGGGGATACGGTTCCTGGCCGGCGTTGACGAGGTTGGCCGCGGTGCCCTCGCGGGCCCTGTCAGCGTGGGAATCGCCGTCGTGGACCTGGAGCGCCAAAAACCGCTTGCAGGCGTGCGGGACAGCAAACTCCTGAGCCCGGCTGAACGGGAACGGCTGGATCCGCTGGTGCGGCGCTGGAGCGTCGCATCCGCGGTGGGGCACGCCACCGCCGGCGAGATCGATGCGCTCGGCATCATCGCGGCCCTGCGGCTGGCCGGAACCCGGGCCTGGGGGAGCATCCTCGGCGCAGGCATTGTCCCGGAAGCGGTCCTGCTGGATGGAAGCCACAACTGGCTTTCCCCGGCGGAGCAGCTGTCCCTGTTCGACCAGCCCGTGCTGGAGACCACGTGCGAGGCCCCGGTCCACACCAAGGTAAAGGCCGACATGCAGTGCCTGAGCGTGGCCGCCGCAAGCGTCATCGCCAAGGTGGAGCGGGACCGGATGATGCGCGAACTGCACACCGAGTATCCCGACTACGGCTGGGACATCAACAAGGGTTATGCCACGGCAGCCCATCGGAACGTGCTTCGCGCAGCGGGACCCACCCCCTACCACCGGGTCAGCTGGCGGCTGCTCGGTGGGGAACTGCAGGGGGCGGAGGTCCCCGACGGGGATGGGCCGTACGAAGACTGA